A region from the Acinonyx jubatus isolate Ajub_Pintada_27869175 chromosome C2, VMU_Ajub_asm_v1.0, whole genome shotgun sequence genome encodes:
- the DVL3 gene encoding segment polarity protein dishevelled homolog DVL-3 has product MGETKIIYHLDGQETPYLVKLPLPAERVTLADFKGVLQRPSYKFFFKSMDDDFGVVKEEISDDNAKLPCFNGRVVSWLVSAEGSHPEPAPFCADNPSELPPPMERTGGIGDSRPPSFHPHAGGGSQENLDNDTETDSLVSAQRERPRRRDGPEHTTRLNGTAKGERRREPGGYDSSSTLMSSELETTSFFDSDEDDSTSRFSSSTEQSSASRLMRRHKRRRRKQKVSRIERSSSFSSITDSTMSLNIITVTLNMEKYNFLGISIVGQSNERGDGGIYIGSIMKGGAVAADGRIEPGDMLLQVNEINFENMSNDDAVRVLREIVHKPGPITLTVAKCWDPSPRGCFTLPRSEPIRPIDPAAWVSHTAAMTGTFPAYGMSPSLSTITSTSSSITSSIPDTERLDDFHLSIHSDMAAIVKAMASPESGLEVRDRMWLKITIPNAFIGSDVVDWLYHNVEGFTDRREARKYASNLLKAGFIRHTVNKITFSEQCYYIFGDLCGNMANLSLHDHDGSSGASDQDTLAPLPHPGAAPWPMAFPYQYPPPPHPYNPHPGFPELGYSYGGGSASSQHSEGSRSSGSNRSGSDRRKEKDPKAGDSKSGGSGSESDHTTRSSLRGPRERAPSERSGPAASEHSHRSHHSMASSLRSHHTHPSYGPPGVPPLYGPPMLMMPPPPAAMGPPGAPPGRDLASVPPELTASRQSFRMAMGNPTKNFGLFDFL; this is encoded by the exons ATGGGCGAGACCAAGATCATCTACCACCTGGACGGGCAGGAGACGCCGTACCTGGTGAAGCTGCCCCTGCCCGCCGAGCGCGTCACCTTGGCGGACTTTAAGGGCGTTCTGCAGCGACCCAGCTATAAGTTCTTCTTCAAGTCTATGGACGACGATTTCGG AGTGGTGAAGGAGGAAATCTCTGACGACAATGCCAAGCTGCCCTGCTTCAATGGCCGCGTGGTGTCCTGG TTGGTGTCTGCTGAGGGCTCACACCCAGAGCCTGCTCccttctgtgctgacaacccatcGGAACTGCCACCACCCATGGAACGCACAGGAGGCATTGGGGACTCCCGGCCCCCATCCTTCCA CCCTCATGCTGGTGGAGGCAGCCAGGAGAACTTGGACAATGACACAGAGACAGACTCCTTGGTGTCAGCCCAGCGTGAGCGGCCACGCAGGAGGGACGGCCCAGAACACA CAACCCGGCTAAATGGAACTGCAAAGGGGGAGCGGCGGCGAGAGCCAGGGGGTTACGATAGCTCATCCACCCTTATGAGCAGCGAGTTAGAGACCACCAGCTTCTTTGATTCGGATGAGGATGACTCCACCAGCAG GTTCAGCAGCTCCACAGAGCAGAGCAGCGCCTCACGCCTGATGAGAAGACATAAGCGGCGGCGGAGGAAGCAGAAGGTTTCGCGGATTGAGCGG TCCTCGTCCTTCAGCAGCATCACGGACTCCACCATGTCACTCAACATCATCACAGTCACTCTCAACATGG AAAAGTACAACTTTTTGGGCATCTCCATTGTGGGCCAAAGCAACGAGCGTGGTGATGGAGGCATCTACATCGGCTCTATCATGAAGGGTGGGGCTGTGGCTGCAGATGGACGCATCGAGCCAGGAGATATGCTGTTACAG GTAAACGAGATCAACTTTGAGAACATGAGTAATGACGACGCAGTCCGGGTACTGCGGGAGATTGTGCACAAACCGGG GCCCATCACCCTGACTGTAGCCAAGTGCTGGGACCCAAGTCCACGTGGTTGCTTCACACTGCCCAGGA GCGAGCCCATCCGGCCCATTGACCCTGCCGCCTGGGTCTCCCACACTGCAGCCATGACCGGCACCTTCCCTGCCTATGGCATGAGCCCCTCCCTGAGCACCATCACCTCCACCAGCTCTTCCATCACCAGCTCCATCCCTGATACAGAAC GCCTAGACGActtccacctatccatccacagTGACATGGCCGCCATCGTAAAAGCCATGGCCTCCCCTGAATCTGGGCTGGAGGTCCGTGACCGCATGTGGCTCAAGATTACCATCCCCAACGCTTTCATCG GCTCAGATGTGGTGGACTGGCTGTACCACAACGTGGAAGGCTTCACTGACCGGCGAGAGGCCCGCAAATATGCCAGCAACCTGCTGAAAGCCGGCTTCATCCGCCACACTGTCAACAAGATCACCTTCTCCGAGCAGTGCTACTATATCTTCGGTGACCTCTGTGGCA acATGGCCAACCTGTCCCTCCATGATCACGATGGCTCCAGCGGCGCCTCTGACCAGGACACGCTGGCCCCTTTGCCACACCCAGGGGCAGCCCCTTGGCCCATGGCTTTCCCTTACCAGTACCCGCCGCCCCCGCACCCCTACAACCCTCACCCAGGCTTCCCAGAGCTGGGGTACAGCTATGGTGGGGGCAGCGCCAGCAGTCAGCACAGTGAAG GCAGCCGGAGCAGTGGCTCCAACCGTAGCGGCAGTGACCGACGGAAGGAGAAGGACCCGAAGGCGGGGGACTCAAAGTCTGGCGGCAGCGGCAGCGAGTCGGACCACACAACCCGCAGCAGCCTGCGGGGGCCGCGGGAGCGGGCGCCCAGCGAGCGCTCAGGTCCTGCCGCCAGCGAGCATAGCCACCGCAGCCACCACTCAATGGCCAGCAGCCTGCGCAGTCACCACACGCACCCGAGCTACGGCCCCCCTGGCGTGCCCCCTCTCTACGGTCCCCCCATGCTGATGATGCCCCCTCCGCCCGCTGCCATggggcccccaggagcccctccggGTCGCGACCTGGCCTCCGTGCCCCCCGAACTGACAGCCAGCAGACAGTCCTTCCGCATGGCCATGGGAAACCCCA CCAAGAATTTCGGGCTGTTTGACTTTCTGTGA
- the EIF2B5 gene encoding translation initiation factor eIF-2B subunit epsilon gives MAATVVASPGAVASRANKRSGPGPGSGSGAGAKGSEEEPPPPLQAVLVADSFNRRFFPISKDQPRVLLPLANVALIDYTLEFLTATGVQETFVFCCWKAAQIKEHLLKSKWCRPTSLNVVRIITSELYRSLGDVLRDVDAKALVRSDFLLVYGDVISNINITKALEEHRLRRKLEKNVSVMTMIFKESSPSHPTRCHEDNVVVAVDSATNRVLHFQKTQGLRRFSFPLSLFQGSGDGVEIRYDLLDCHISICSPQVAQLFTDNFDYQTRDDFVRGLLVNEEILGNQIHMHVTTREYGARVSNLHMYAAVCADVIRRWVYPLTPEANFTDSTTQNCTHSRHNIYRGPEVSLGHGSVLEENVLLGSGTVIGSNCSITNSVIGPGCHIGDNVVLDQAYLWQGVRVAAGAQIHQSLLCDNAEVKEQVTLKPRCVLTSQVVVGPDITLPEGSVISLHPPDAEEDEDDGQFSDDSGPNQEKEKVKLKGYNPAEVGVAGQGYLWKAADMNVEEEEELRQNLWGLTINVEEESETESEQSMDAEELDSRTGSPQMDDFKVFQNEVLGTLQRGKEENISCDNLVLEINSLKYAYNISLKEVMQVLSHVVLEFPFQQMDSLLDPNRYCALLLPLLKAWSPVFRNYIKRAADHLEALAAIEDFFLEHEALSTSLAKVLMAFYQLEILAEETILSWFSQRDMTDKGQQLRKNQQLQRFIQWLKEAEEESSEDD, from the exons ATGGCGGCGACTGTGGTGGCGTCGCCTGGTGCGGTGGCTAGTCGGGCCAACAAGCGCAGCGGCCCTGGGCCGGGAAGCGGCAGCGGCGCGGGAGCCAAAGGGTCGGAGGAGGAACCGCCGCCGCCCCTACAAGCAGTTCTGGTGGCAGATAGCTTCAATCGCCGCTTCTTCCCCATCTCTAAGGACCAGCCTCGG GTCCTCTTGCCCCTGGCCAATGTGGCACTAATTGACTACACTCTGGAATTTCTGACCGCCACGGGTGTACAGGaaacctttgttttttgttgctggAAGGCTGCTCAAATCAAGGAACATTTACT GAAATCCAAGTGGTGCCGCCCTACATCCCTCAACGTGGTTCGAATAATTACATCAGAATTATATCGATCACTGGGGGATGTTCTCCGTGATGTTGATGCCAAGGCCTTGGTGCGCTCTGACTTCCTTCTGGTGTATGGGGATGTCATCTCAAACATCAATATTACCAAAGCCCTGGAAGAACACAG ATTGAGGCggaagctagaaaaaaatgtatctgtgaTGACAATGATCTTCAAAGAGTCATCCCCTAGCCACCCAACTCGTTGCCATGAGGACAATGTGGTAGTGGCTGTGGATAGTGCCACAAACCGGGTTCTCCATTTCCAGAAGACCCAAGGTCTTCGAcggttttcttttcctctg AGTTTGTTCCAGGGCAGTGGAGATGGTGTAGAGATTCGCTATGATTTACTGGACTGTCACATCAGCATCTGCTCTCCTCAG GTGGCTCAACTCTTTACAGACAACTTTGACTACCAAACTCGAGATGACTTTGTGCGAGGCCTGTTAGTGAATGAGGAG ATCCTAGGGAACCAGATCCACATGCACGTGACAACTAGGGAATATGGCGCCCGGGTCTCCAACCTACACATGTATGCGGCTGTCTGTGCTGATGTCATCCGCCGATGGGTCTACCCACTCACGCCAGAGGCAAACTTCACTGACAGCACAACCCAGAACTGCACTCATTCCCGGCATAACATTTACCGAGGGCCTGAAGTCAGCCTAGGCCATGGCAGCGTCCTGGAGGAAAATGTGCTTCTGGGCTCTGGCACTGTCATTGGCAGCAATTGCTCTATTACCAACAGTGTCATTGGCCCTGGCTGCCACATTG GTGATAACGTGGTGCTGGACCAGGCCTACCTGTGGCAGGGTGTCCGAGTGGCTGCTGGAGCACAGATCCATCAATCTCTGCTCTGTGACAATGCTGAAGTCAAGGAACAAGTTACACTGAAGCCACGCTGTGTCCTTACTTCCCAG GTGGTAGTGGGCCCAGACATCACGCTGCCTGAGGGCTCGGTGATCTCTTTGCACCCTCCAGATGCAGAGGAAGATGAGGATGATGGCCAGTTCAGTGACGATTCTGGGCCTAaccaagaaaaggagaaagtgaagCTGAAAG GTTACAATCCAGCAGAAGTCGGAGTTGCTGGCCAGGGCTACCTCTGGAAAGCTGCAGACATGAatgtggaagaggaagaagaactaAGGCAGAATCTATGGG GACTCACAATCAATGTGGAAGAAGAGAGTGAAACTGAGAGTGAGCAGAGTATGGATGCTGAGGAGCTAGACAGCCGAACGGGCTCCCCACAGATGGATGACTTCAAAG TATTCCAGAATGAAGTCCTGGGAACACTACAGCGGGGCAAGGAGGAGAACATTTCTTGTGACAATCTAGTCCTAGAGATCAACTCTCTCAA ATACGCCTACAACATAAGTCTAAAGGAGGTGATGCAAGTATTGAGCCACGTGGTCCTGGAGTTCCCCTTCCAACAGATGGATTCCCTGCTGGACCCAAACCGTTACTGCGCCCTGCTGCTTCCC CTTCTCAAAGCCTGGAGTCCTGTTTTTAGGAACTACATAAAGCGTGCAGCTGATCATTTGGAAGCATTGGCAGCCATTGAGGACTTCTTCCTGGAGCATGAAGCTCTTAGTACTTCCCTGGCCAAG GTGCTGATGGCTTTCTACCAGCTAGAGATCCTGGCTGAGGAAACAATCCTGAGCTGGTTCAGCCAAAGGGATATGACTGATAAGGGGCAGCAATTGCGCAAGAACCAACAG CTGCAGAGGTTCATCCAGTGGCTaaaagaggcagaagaggaaTCATCTGAAGATGACTGA